The Plectropomus leopardus isolate mb unplaced genomic scaffold, YSFRI_Pleo_2.0 unplaced_scaffold1711, whole genome shotgun sequence DNA window TAAGTGTGAAAGAgggacggagagacagagaggggttGACTAAAGAGTCGAGGCCAGGATTGAACCCgcagctgctgcggcgaggatgTACCTTCTGAATATGCGGCGCCCGCTGGACCAACTGAGCTAAATGATGCTCGAGGTGACCGAAGTGCCGGATGTTGCTCAGAAGTGCTGCTGAATAAACCGCGAGCTAACGTCACTTCAGCGTTTCTACTGGCGGAGCAGATGCAAGTTAAGTAACTTAAAATTGCACTTCAGTGCATAATGTctccacctgtgtgtgtgtgtgtgtgtgtgtgtgtgtgtgtgtgcacggtCACCTCCATATGTCATCGGGATGATGTTGGGGACGTCGCGGTCAGAAGCGAAGGTGAAGTGGAAGACGTTGGTGGTGTTGTGTTGGCGGGTCAGCGGGTCGAACACCTCGCTGTGAACTCTGACCTGGATGTACTTCCCCTGTGTGtaacacacctgaaaacacacacacacacacacacacacacacacacacacacacacacacacacacaagccgcTGAAGAACAAAAagccacacacactcttcacactctgctgctgcagctgttttcaatcGCAGAATTCATGTTTGTAAGAACAGTTTCAtaacaaacactttttgtttgAATTCTTTATATCATctaaagctgcaaaaacatgaacagatTATTGTCACTGAAGCTCTTTTTTTCATCCTACTTCGCTCCAAACGTCTCTGACCTGTGAcgagagcagcagcagggagccGATCTCCACGGGTTTCTGGAAGAGGATATCATCAACCGCCACCAGACTGGGCCGACACCCTCTGAAAcgaaaaaacacactttaacatCGCACAGCGAAACTATATTCTGCcgtaaatgtgatgtttttcccGTCATCACCCGAAGGAGCAGGCGTTGGCCCAGCCCAGCTCGTAGGCTTTCCTCATCAGAAAACCTCCGAATATCCTGTTGAAGATGTTCCTCTCCTGCTcagcacaaagacacaaacgGGAAATATTTTCAGCTGAATTCACTTCAAATTCCTCTATTATTAATTATGGCTCAGAACAGCTGCTCGCCATAATAAGAGTCCTTTTCCTCATTTAAGAAAATCGACTTTTTTGATGTAAATGCGGCTGCTGGATTTTAGTGTGAACAGAACagattgttgtgttttcattaaatatgagaaactttttttattctctataGTTTCACCTGATAACTCatgataatataaatatataacattaaaatatcaacctatcatttttgtaatgatttgTGAACTGTGAACTCTCCTGAAtgatatgttttatattatgcatgtttatttttatttttttgtctctgtatatatgatgacaaacatttaacaaaataaacctttttatttatttattttttttaccatttatacCATTTTTCTGTGCGTTAAAGACAATTTTCTGctttaatagaaaaataaaattagattctATTGAATTGGTAAATAAAGGtataaaaatactataaataatcaggagaaaatgctaaaaaaaaaaaaaaaaaaaaatcatgagaaacaaaaccaaactcaGAGCACTGCCAAACAAAAGATAATGTAGGGAgtaattttgtacatttttctttcagtttaaaTCCGTATTTTAGTCTCCTCTCACCTGAGGGTGGCAGATCTCCAGTCCCTTCAGTTTGGCGTCTTCCATCCACACTGAGTTTGGAGGCAGGACTCTGCTGCGGAAACTGACCGTCCTgtaggagaagaagaagacacaaaaacatattttatacagCGCGtcttaaaataacacacaacacattaaCAAACAGC harbors:
- the LOC121964770 gene encoding acyl-coenzyme A thioesterase 10, mitochondrial-like produces the protein MRQHIIYPDCDIKFTGHVTWVGKTSIEAKMHMSQFHDGAYSPVLDATFVMVARDPENKRAAFVNPLKPEGPEEENIFQEGEANKTRRVDLSTASLLKVAPTDEERKIVHSLFLHTLDPKTVSFRSRVLPPNSVWMEDAKLKGLEICHPQERNIFNRIFGGFLMRKAYELGWANACSFGGCRPSLVAVDDILFQKPVEIGSLLLLSSQVCYTQGKYIQVRVHSEVFDPLTRQHNTTNVFHFTFASDRDVPNIIPMTYGESMLYLDGKRHFNQTVEQ